The Silene latifolia isolate original U9 population chromosome Y, ASM4854445v1, whole genome shotgun sequence sequence TACACTATACATTCTACCCCAGATCCCGGCCACCACAGCCACCTAAcccaccacccaagaccaccactaGCTTCTCTTCACAACCCTCGACACAACTCACCCAAGGTCCGCCCAAAATAGTCACGAATGGTGGGTCAAAATACCGTCTTAAGACGGTTGCACAactacaacaaaaacaacaaaatacTCAATCAAACTCAACTGTGACGGTCAATGGTGGTCAACAATGGTCAAAGGTGAGTCGGGATCAAGGTGGGTCGatggtataaattaaataatatataaactagttttaagacggtttaccttacgatctctaGGAGGAAGGACAAAAGACGATgttcccttttcttttctttctctgtCTTCTTTCTCTCTAGGAttcttgatgtgactcatattcaTGCATATTTAGTccctagcctcgttcctatgctttctagcatgtattagggttgtttcttatctttagctgcctattatgcatattctattaggttttgtgcccttggtaggagaggagtgctagccttgcttatatggagcaaaacggagctaaattgatcgcatatacttaccaagcaacaaagaggagaccaatactaaaggcctaagtcaataaaacaagtaaatgggcaatgatgaaggacccccacgaCCCTTGAAGGATCCCCACGAGTTAGGGACAAccaaatgaagaagaagtaaATATGCCCTTCAGGGCGGGCATCCCAGAAGCAAGACGGGAGTCCCACTGAGAAGGACGGGTGTCCCCAAACTCAGACCGAGTGTCCCCAAAGTAGGACGTGCGTTTTTCAATACAGGATGGGCGTCCATCAAGAGGAGGTCGTGCGTCCCAAGCTAGGACTTGCATGGCATTAAACttcatttaaggggcttaatcgtcctttatgcccttagttaacctaatactcgtacttagtataaatactcccttaTAATAGGAGATTAACATCAAGTCATTAGAATAGATTAAACACCATTTAGATTAATTATActttaatccttctttaattattgttcaataattcttagatctagttgggtaattgaagagtatttgggttattattggagaattgacaactcttcattatcaatcaagttttcttctattattctttcctttccatttgttcaactTCAGAttggtacaatttctttactctttactctttacttaatccttgttttttgttttactcttccatcatgtttatgcttgttaagatgattgacaccattgttaacatgtttaccatgataatgagtgagtagttccctaactaaggttagtgggggattaggggagttaatcatggggtagatatttacttaataagttcatatgaatgcttgcttgttgtagtttcaacttatgcacatgttatgcttgatgaaatgcttgattgacaggatagcatgattctcttatcctttcaacaagacttgtaagacataaaccaactcaaggcttgttagaccatgcctatagttgaatagggagaattaagtcgtTGTAAGTGTTATAAAGttgtgaccgactcggctccgagacccaaaactccctaggaattgtaagatatagactaactcgattccattacaaTAATAAACTGCTTGTATCTATGAaacttatttatgtgatctcatcatgattcccctttgaacccatgacaccctagtgttttaatcaattgtttacaaactctATTTGCTTActttgctttactttcatttATGTACTTTGcatttgttaagtagtttagattgcaaatctcaacctcaacccaaattgtgacactaaagacatagctatttacgaccgataagtcaatacaatacccgtccgTTAGGATCCTACctttacttaccgctctactaagagtagtttgttgaaattataaatattgtttgattgGGAGTATAGAAGACATATCGACcgaatcaaaaatggcgccgttgccaagGACGGTGTTCAAATTGAGttgttatcatttgttgtttttagttgtgtctttcttagccttggggaagtcaaactcctcaaggtagttttaattgttttctagttgtttgattttttcatgtctaggagatcacagggcggtcttttgcctattgatcccgaaATCGAGAGAAATTTGACAAATATTAGAAGAACCGTTAGAGGGACTTCCACAAttgtgggtattggagaacttgtggacattggtatCATCCAAACGGATAGTGtcgagtttaccaacccttttgcaagacaagGAGAGGATAATCCAATTCAAagccaaccacaaaatcaacctacaatgcctaaattttcatctcattccttaccaaccgaggagaacctacccaatggtactccaacaccaccccacttgactggtaatttcattgccaaatccgcattcatacaattagttgaacgaagtcaatttggagggatgcctagtgaggatcctcatctacacatggagactttttgtgactattgtgatgcaatttcccaaactggggtaactcaagataaaattcgatgggtattgtttcctttttccttcaTCGGAAccacaaagcaatggttgaagagcctagacaaagccactcttggaattgattcatggaagaaattagcacttgccttttacaagaagttTTACCCTCCGAAGAAAACCAACatgttaagagcccaaatcaccgggttcaagcaaagagatgaagagtctATATATGAGACATgggaaagattcaaagatacatGTTGCTTTTGTCCTCATCATGGGTTAAGCGAATGGTTTCTAGTCCAACAATTTTTGAATGGGTTGTATGAAGACTCAAGGAATGTGCTCAACATGGATTCTAATGGAAGATTTACCGAGGTAGATGATAATCAAACTTGGGCCAAGATAGAGGAAATGGTGGTTCACaactctcaatatagtaggccaagaaaGGCTACTAGGGGAGGGAGACATGAAGTTCACTCCGTGACACAATTGAGTGCCGATTTGGGTGCCCAACTATACTCCCATATTGACAtaatgaacttgaaatttgagaaggccatggccaAGATGAATGAAGGCTCTCAATCAACCAAGAAACATCAACAAGTCAATGCCATGGTGTCAACATCTTCTATTCCAAAGggagtatgtgagaattgtggaactttgggatatgatcaacaagagtgtaggggcacaaatgagcaagtgaatgctttccaagcatacaataatggcaccccttactccaactattacaatgaaaacaccaaatttcacccaaacttctcatataaaagccaaaaagttcaaaatcctcaaccaacatacaacccacctccaatgagaaatcctactcaaagaccttttttcaaccaaaaccaaggattccaaaaccaaccctcttacaatcaatccaatgaccaagcttttgatgttcaaaaagcggtccttcaaatgcaaaagagccaacaagaaTTTTTCGCTCAAATGCAAAGatatagccaagccaaagacactaccatcaacaatatccttgctcataccaagatgttggaaacacaaatgTCCCAATTGGCCGCTTCGAGTTCCCAAAGGCAAaaaggacaattacctcctcaaggtaatcctcctaTAAGACATGAAACCATcaatgccattcacttgaggagtggtacacgaTATGAGGGACATAAGGAGCCAATTAAAGAGGATATTATTGAGCAAAGTGTCAAGCCAAAAGATGTGATAGAACCATTGAGGAGAAATCCTAGGGTAGTGGAACCAATTACCAATGAATCAttgaagaagagaaatgaagagaaggccaaagaggttgaaaaagaacctattgtgattagacttttgCTTCCAAGTCACCAAGCCAAGCCCAagcttgatgaccaacttgggatGTTCATGGATATTGTGAAGAACCTAGAGGTTTCCATGCCATTTACGGAGTTGATCAACCATGTGCCgccctatgcgaaatacatgaaagacatgcttaccaagaagaagtccattAGAAGTTGGAAACTATCGCATTCACAAAGataagtagtgcaatacttcaaagaaattctccacctaagctcaaagatccgggatgtttatccattccatgtaccatcgctgataccacaatcaacaaagcactatgtgatctaggtgtaagtgtgagtgtcatgccatactcggtatgtgaAAGGCTAGGAGTGGGATAAGTCAAGTGTAATAATATGACTCTACAAATGGCGGACCGAACAACAAAGAAACCAtttggggtatgggaagatgtacccgtgagAATCGGAAAGTTTTTtataccggtggactttgttattgttgacatggaggaagattccaatatACCGATctttttaggaagaccattcctacacaccgccaGAGCGGTGATTGACGTAAAGCATGGgaagctcacacttgaagttggtgatgaaacaatcacctttcatcttgataagactatgagagctcccaacttgcatgaaccatgctttatggttgatcattatagccgggaAGGTGAGAAGAAGAAAGTGGACTCCCAGTTCAAAGGTCAATTCAAATGTGAAAATCCTAACAAGAAGGGAAAGGATacaccgcccaattggaagaaagaaGTGGATGATATTGAAGTGGCTCTATTCGAAGAGCATGGAATTTTTCATAACAAGAATgcgagcttgaaaagctcacccatcatgacaagtatCAATGAAGGCCTCAGTGGCCAAGACAACAAGAAAGATGAGTTTCTTTTGCCAACTCATAATCCTCTCAATATAGGGGAAGAAGCAAAGGAAGTatatggtctatgggatgatgagtttgacgGATTTgttaatccttacattggaaatgctatgacACTAGATCAAGACTTTGTAGACCCTTATCACCACAACTTTGACTCGGGTTCCTACACAAATGGAAGCAACTATGTACCAAAGTCTACACAAGACTTCtatcatgaaaatgagcaagccttcgattacttctacaaggcgttgagcaacatcaacaacgcccTTGCTTTACCCCCTTCACATCTCTCAAAATGAAGGAGAGTTTGgtagagtcctccctaaaccaacATTTGTAAATATgctaacctcttaacttgcattttatttaatttttgcattACTTTATTTTTGCATTGCATCTTATATGCTTTTGATAAATGATTTATTTACACCATTTCTCCTCCTTATTTTCATGCATTCCGAATccgttttgagtcggttttgggtatCTTACCTTGCATTTTGTACCCCGATTCCATGATATTATGTCCATCTTGCAGGATTTGGGGCAGAAACAAAGGAATCGGAGCAAGGAAGACGGTTCGATAAGCTAAGCATGAAGAAAAGAGGAAGGAAAGCTGAAAAGAgttcccagccggtaggccgACAGCCGGTAAGtcggcagccggtcagccggtcagccggctgggacTCCCCCAACACTTAGCCAAGGAAAAAAAGGAAGGAAGTTACAACGAACTCCCAGCCGGGCACGCCACCGGCAGCCGGTTAGCCGGCTGGGAGtacaagaaaaaggaagaaaatgaGCCAACTTACAGAGAACTCCTAGCCGAGCAAGCCACCGACAGCCGGCTGGGAGTGCAGGAAGAAGGGTGGAAGTCAAAGGAAGGGAGGAAAAGTCAAGAGGACGCCCAGCCGGTAGACCACCGGCGCCCGGTCCACCGGCCAAGCACACCTGATGACTTAATTCCCCTCAATTTTTTACAGAGAACTCTCAGCCGATCAGACCACCGGCGGTCGGTACACCGGCTGGGACTTCCTTTCCGTATTTTACCCATCCTTGTAATTTCCAACCTAATTTCGGTGTAAACTATAAATACCCTCTCCCTTAATCATTTGTAGACACAATcctagatctgaaattatttcCCTAATTTTATGCAAACTCTCTTAAGCAAgatttaatctttccttaatcaaacctTAATTACTTCATAAATTAGCTTAGAATTAgttgttatcaattgtttacatttagtattggATTGTAAATTGAagattggtgaagattattcttctatttaatccaagattgcaactttgtcttccatttggtataattcttctcttattattgttcatctttcaattgtttacatttcaagttgCTTGATTAGTTATCTTATAAATATGATGTTCTCTACTTTTTTTCATGTTCAAGTCTTTGTCTTTTTTGTTTGTTATTCCAAGTATGTGTGAGTAGTGCTCTACTAGGATAGAGGGGGAACTCTTGTAGGATTATAGGGGAGGATTAAGACATAGGAAGAATGTAATTATTGAATATATGCTTGTTGATTTTATCATGAACACAAGGTGTTTGTGAGAATGCTTAGGTGAAAATTTAAGCATTTAATCTATCTTTCTACTTGTTGGGTGAGAGCTTGACTAGTAATTAGGAAACACATGTTAAAATCAAAGTTGGGTTAATTAAGTGAGAGCTTAATCAATCCTATCTTAGGGGTTAGTCTAACATCAAGAGATCGAGTCTTTCTCTTGCATATGCTCTTGGTTTTGCCTTCTTATGTTCTTGTCCCCCCTTCCCTACTTGAGTGAACCCGATATCATAGTTCTTTTAACTATCGTTTCTTACCATCTTAAGCTTttaatcattttcttttattgttttagtCTAGTTTCGTAGTTAGTTTTAATCAACACACTTTCGTTTATCGAGCTAAACTAGTAGTTTAAACAAACAATCTTAGAGCCATAATTCCGTCCCTAGGGTTCGACCTTTGCAAGCTACAACTTCATTCATACACTTGCGAAGCTTTAACTAAAAAGCAtaacaagtttttggcgccgttgccggggacggcaATATTGGATATGATTATTTGTTTTCATCTAGGCTTAGTTCttttatttgttgtttgttttctCCTCTTGTCCTAGTGCAATCTTTGCATTAGGACTATTTGATCTTTTATTGAGTGCATGAGTAGGTGCTATATCAGACCTCTTTTCCCACTTGATCGTGAGATCGAGAAAACATTCCGGGTAAGAAGAAGACTAGCTCTATTAGAAATATGAGGATCTCCACCTTTTGCTAACCCACCAAACACCCATACTTCCACAATTGAGCATTCAAACCCACCACGCTCTTCCTCCACCCTATCACCTCTTCACATTCCACACAACTCTCCACCACATAACTCTCCAATCAACTCACCACAAAATTCACCAACACATTCACAACATTCCACCTATACCAACGATACCGGATCTCCACGAAACAACCTAGTGAATGACGATATGGCGGATCAACCTATAGGATATTACAATAGGTCGGATCCCAACCGGGCTTGTTCGGCAATTGACTATGGAGCCCTTGCTCCCAATACTTTTGAGCTTCGACACTATGTGATAAATTACATGCAACAAGATGTGTTCCATGAGATAAAAATTGAGGATGCCCATCAACACCTCACAACATTCAAAGAGAAAGCGGGTTCTATCAAGCATAATGGTGTAACCGAAGAGCAAATTCTCCTAATGCTTTTCCCTATCACCTTGAAAGACAATGCTAAGAAGTGGTTGAATTCTCATGAGCCAGGTACATTTACCACTTGGGAGGCTTTATCCAAAGCTTTCATCAACAAGTTCTACCCACCATCTCAAACCGCAAGAATTCACCATGAGATTCAAACCTTCAAACAAAGACCCATGAAAACTCAAAGTGAAGCTTGGGAACGCTTTAGGGATCTCCTCACATCTTACCCACACAATGATATCCCAAAATGGATGACCACCCAAACCTTTTTCCAAACTCTTGAACAAAGGTTCCGGGACATGATCGCGGCGGCATCGGAGGCAATTTTGACAACATAAACAACGCTCAAATCACGGAAATGATCTAAAACATATACGAGATGGAGAGTAGTTATCCTAGAGATGTGGACTACAAAAGTGAAGGACCCTCTAAAATAGAGATGGAGTACAAAGCCAAATTGGATGACTTGACCAAGAAATTTGAAGAATTTAAAATGGAGAAGAAGCAACGGGACTTAAAGCATGTCCATGAGGTTGGACCTAGCCATTCCAAGGTATATTATGTCCAAGAACCTAGGTCTCCTCCTAGGCAATATCCTCCTCAAATGAATTGTGACTATTGTGGCGGTGTGGGGCATACCATTGAATATTGGTCATCTATTCCACAAGATGACCAACAAGACAGCTTTGCTCTTCAAGGACAAGGTGCACCGAGGGTCTCTTACCAACGCCATGAGACTTTATACCGTGCCTTTCCTAACCAAGACCCCAAACTTTCTTATGCGAGGAAATCATTGGACCCCAAGTATCAACAACCACAATACATGCCTCCACCAAAGCCCGATCATTCTAGAcaatacaaccaaaaccaaggccAAGGCTCCAACTATCGAGGTCAAAGACAACATGAAAACACAAGCTACATCCCACCTCATCAAAGAGACAACTACCGCAACTAACAACAAAACCCTCCATACCAACAACAAGGATACCAACAACAAGTGTACCACCAACAACAAAATCCACCATTTCAACAAcctttcaaccaacaacaaggGTATCAACAACAAGAAAACTCCTACCCACCTCCACAAAACCAACAACAATACATTGAACCACCAAACCCCACCTCCTCTCTTGAGAAATTGTTAAGAGAAATGGATGCCAGGGCCGAGAGAAGAGAGGCTCGAGTGGACCAACAATTCAAAAGCTTGAAGACCGAGCTTTCGAATGTCCAAGCATATCAAAGGACATTTGACTCATATATGGCCAACCAAAGCCCCTCTTCCTCACAAAGAGCTCCACATTCATTGCCTCCTCAAGGTTCTCATCCAAGGGATagaccaccaccacaccaacaagcCCATGTGGTAACCTTAAGGAGCGGGAAAGATTTAGAGGATCCTTACAAGGATTATGAAAtaaagagaaagagagatgtgATGAGAGATGGTGAGGAGAGTCCGCCTCTCTCACCCACAAGTAGAGTTCACAACACTAAGAAGGGGAAGGTAGGTGACTATCTTGAAAATGATGAAAACTTTGTTTTGGAGGAAAGTGGTTGAAAGAGTGGTTTAAAGAGtccaagggaaaggaaaagaatCAAATGAAGTGGTTAACACCAAGCAAACCTCAACTCCTGAAAAGGCCAACAACCCTCCAATACCATTTCCTAATAGAAGTAGAGTAATGAATGAGGAGAAGAAGTTCTCCAAATTCTTGGAAATGTTGAATAAACTTGAAGTTTCATTACCTTTCACCGAGGTAGTGACACAAATGCCACTCTACACCAAATTCTTGAAGGATGTTTTGACAAAGAAGAGGAGCATTGGAGGATATGGTCTAGTGGCTCTTAGGGGGCAATGTAGTGCGGTCTTACTCAATCCTATGCCGAAAAAACTacaagatccgggtagtttttctattccatgcatgGTGGGTAATGTGAGTATCAAGAAGGCACTTTGTGATCTTGGTGCTAGTGGTAGCATACTTCCGCTCCCTATTGCAAGAAAGGTTGGTTTACAATACATTCCCACTTCCATGACCTTGCAACTCGCCGATAGGTCGGTACAAAGACCAATGGGTGTCCTTGAAGATGTGTTGGTTAAAGTGGGCAATTTCTATATTCCGGCGGACTTTGTGGTGTTAGACATCTCGGAAGACCAACGAACTCCTATCATCCTTGGGAGGCCCTTCTTGGAAACCGGGGATGTCAACATAAGTGTCAAGTAAGGGTAGCTCACTTTCAAGGTGGGAGGAAATGTGGCTGAATTTTCTTTGATCGGAGCAATGTCACAACCAATGTTTGAGAGTGTCTATTCTATAGACATGTTAGAAGAAGCGATTGAAGATGCAAAGGATAAATGCTCGGGGGAGCATTTGGAGGAAGATTATGAAGCTTTACCACCAATCATTGATGAAGTTGAGGGTAAGAACCCTCCAAAGGTAGATCCTAAACCTTTACCCCCTCCCTCGAGCATGACTATCTTGATGAGGCAAACTCCTTACCCGGTATCATCAGTGCAAACCTAATGGCAATTCAAATGGAAAATTTTTTAAAAGTCCTTAAAGAAAACAAGAAAGCCATTGGGTATAGTCTTGATGATCTCACGGGAATCGATCCTCGAGTATACATGCACCGCATCACACTTGAGGATGGATTCATTCCTTCCGCCCAACCCATGAGAAGGTTGAATGAGAAATTGAAGGAGGTGATAAGGAAGGAAGTTGATAATGAAAGACCATAACCCCAAATTAGAcctctctaattaggttatcaaaaatCTTTATTTTATAAATTGTTCGATCTATGTAATATGCATGTAATATTTAAGCTATTTTAAAGAAAAAGATGAGgaaataatttccttacattgatgataggCACAtatgggcacaaccaagatcacccatcttggttgttcttgagctatacaaatatatggcaagatcctccataaaTCCAAGCTTCCAAAGAAGAAAGCCTCCTCTCTAAttccacccaagaacttacccaaaatcttacaaatattaactagatatattgtAAGATTTTCCTTGAAATAATACTCACTTAGTAAAAATTATTAGCTTTGTAATACTAactcttactatgtgatttctaATAATCTTTTGTTTTTAGAGAGATCAACTCTTTATTTTCTCCACATGCAAAAGTTAAAGTGAAGTGAAAAAAATAAACAATGAAAGTGGAGAAAAAGAGTGTGGGACGGTTGGAAGAGGGAGGGTGGAGTGTCactttttcttattttaattaCACCCAATTCTCATGTGAATGGGTTAGAACAAAAGTAATTATGGGGAAGTAAAATGTGTAAGAGAAATGATGGTGTTTAAAGCAACACACAAACACTACCACATGCACTTACACGGTCCAAAATGAcctatttacgggtccattttggttcttatatttgtcgcacaaatacttttaaattttatttaaacatcgatttatgtttaaatgcttcccaattaaattcgtctaaaacactccgtaaatatacgtgtacagctacacatatattttacgtaccaatactaatcacattagtaaattagtactaatttaacaattaaccgtttaatcattaattcccatctcaaataatttattattcaattatcgcataattaaataataatttccgcgcctcgagttcacaactcgatatctctatAAATCAATTAATCGACTAACtacttagtcaatttatcaagggactaattaaactgtatctcataaaattaattagttttcgtgttggggttcgttcctttaggcgtgaccgaaagggatcagctgaacaccgccgcctcacgacagtaacgtcaaaccctagttagccaaccgttaccgatatacattgatcagctgactagtattgccaatgaatatcccatgcatattccttaatgagatttaatatggtCACGCAATATTGTGGAGGacaactactccaacaatctcccacttgtccgagacaagttgtgcgatgattataacacagAATTGTGGATAACACCTTATcccaactgtgaacccccgcaataacggcaagaaaattacaataataaagtgcggaattttaggaaatttttgaaacttttaaagttaaaagcgcgggttcattaaaatctaaaacataaataaagaatgcggaaaataaagattaaattatacaaacacgatagtcaaaggtgagggaaaatatatccctcgaataacaaaatgataaatggtgagtctaagcaatcctaataaaccaactactactccaaggtttagttctcgctagcccacacatcttccccacgtaagtatcttcacaacctgtcattcatgtaaacatgaacgccacagtcagtggggagtaattaaaggttctcccagccacaaaatgtcgaaacataGATAAACAGAAACATATTAGAACAGCATAAATATAACCCTTTGATGCAAGCACTAAGGCATGAGACTAACAATCAAAATATACatagtcaatcatagataaggcatatgagaCATTCCAACCAAAATGTCATAAATGATAATACAATTATAAACACAATAGAATATTATATGTCACGGATAAATAAGATTAACATCATAATACATGTGAATGGAAACCTTAGCCATGAACTTTAAAAGCCAAATAACATGCAATACACGAAATGGGACAACTAACATCACATATAAAGCAAAGCATCTGgttcagaggctacctttaaagcatgtccgagacacaaatccttaagtaccttagctcagcggttacctttaaaacatgtccaaggcacgacctctaaagtatctggctcagcggttacctttaaaacatgtccaaatactacaaacaagtgtccgactcagaggttacatttaaaacatgtccgagacacaacacataaagtatctggctcagcggttacctttaaaacatgtccaaatactacaaacaagtacccaactcagaggttacctttaaaacatgtctgaggtacaacaaacaagaaTCTAGCTCAAcgattacctttaaaacatggccaaatacaacaaacaagtacccgactcagaggttacctttaaaacatgtccgagttACAAAAAACAAGTATCAGGCTCAACGGTTACcattaaaacatggccaaatacaacaaacaagtacccgactcatagattacctttaaaacatgtccgaggtacaataaacaag is a genomic window containing:
- the LOC141632571 gene encoding uncharacterized protein LOC141632571, translating into MNEEKKFSKFLEMLNKLEVSLPFTEVVTQMPLYTKFLKDVLTKKRSIGGYGLVALRGQCSAVLLNPMPKKLQDPGSFSIPCMVGNVSIKKALCDLGASGSILPLPIARKVGLQYIPTSMTLQLADRSVQRPMGVLEDVLVKVGNFYIPADFVVLDISEDQRTPIILGRPFLETGDVNISVK